The Allochromatium tepidum genome has a window encoding:
- the thiE gene encoding thiamine phosphate synthase, producing MTKTPLQGLYAITPDAPLPLATLVDQVGAAITGGARVIQYRDKTHPPDERRRRAGALLARCRVAGVPLIVNDDLELAVELGADGVHLGRDDPDPNAARERLGEAAIIGVSCYDQLALAEAAAAAGASYVAFGSFFPSTTKPKAVRPDPGLLTEARRRVALPSVAIGGITPHNGGALIAAGADMLAVVTGVFAQADITAAARAYTNLFPKETH from the coding sequence ATGACCAAGACTCCGCTCCAGGGACTCTACGCCATCACGCCCGATGCGCCGCTGCCGCTCGCGACGCTCGTCGACCAGGTCGGCGCGGCCATCACCGGCGGGGCGCGTGTGATCCAGTATCGCGACAAGACGCATCCGCCGGACGAGCGCCGCCGGCGCGCCGGCGCCCTGCTCGCCCGTTGCCGCGTAGCCGGCGTGCCGCTCATCGTCAATGACGATCTCGAACTGGCGGTCGAGCTGGGTGCCGACGGCGTGCATCTCGGTCGCGATGATCCGGACCCAAACGCCGCGCGCGAACGGCTCGGCGAGGCGGCCATCATCGGCGTCTCCTGCTACGACCAGCTCGCACTTGCCGAGGCCGCCGCAGCCGCCGGCGCCAGCTATGTCGCCTTCGGCAGCTTCTTCCCCTCGACGACCAAACCCAAGGCCGTGCGCCCAGATCCCGGCCTGCTGACCGAGGCCCGTCGGCGGGTCGCGTTGCCATCGGTTGCGATCGGCGGCATCACGCCACACAATGGCGGGGCTTTGATCGCGGCGGGGGCCGACATGCTCGCGGTCGTCACGGGCGTCTTCGCCCAAGCCGACATCACCGCCGCCGCCCGTGCCTATACCAACCTGTTTCCGAAGGAGACCCATTGA
- a CDS encoding coiled-coil domain-containing protein, which translates to MSSVVELYEALSTAPDDRTRARVIAEAFERLEDRYPHLPELATQGHVRESELRLQKEIEQVQANLKLEIEQLRSEVKREIEQLRSELKRDIEQLRSELKLDIAQVKIDLLKWLVPLMFAQVAAIAALVKLL; encoded by the coding sequence ATGAGTTCCGTCGTCGAACTGTATGAAGCCCTGAGTACTGCGCCCGATGATCGCACCCGAGCACGGGTGATCGCCGAGGCGTTCGAGCGGCTGGAGGATCGCTATCCGCATCTGCCCGAACTCGCCACACAGGGGCATGTGCGCGAGTCCGAGCTGCGGTTGCAAAAGGAGATCGAGCAGGTACAGGCGAATCTCAAACTCGAGATCGAGCAGCTCCGCTCCGAAGTCAAACGCGAGATCGAGCAGCTCCGATCCGAACTCAAACGCGACATCGAGCAGCTACGCTCCGAACTCAAACTCGATATCGCACAGGTCAAGATCGACCTGCTGAAATGGCTCGTACCCCTGATGTTCGCTCAGGTCGCCGCGATCGCGGCACTCGTGAAGTTACTGTGA
- the thiD gene encoding bifunctional hydroxymethylpyrimidine kinase/phosphomethylpyrimidine kinase — MTEAQRPDRPLVLCVGGHDPSGGAGILADAEAVQAMRAFPLTVITALTEQDTCGLARIHPQPPEQIEAHCRRLMNDSPPSALKIGLIGGADIARMLARLIDTLATAERARVPVVLDTVLATGAGQSVADAALREAVRDELMRRCTLVTPNLLEARALTGADTPEDCAEHLLVAGAPWVLITGTHDDTEAVTNRLFGADGERHAWDWPRLPGEYHGSGCTLAGAIAARLAHGMTLVQAVESAQTYTWKTLERALRTGRCQLTPNRLHDERIEHPLGDRIDEFRRRTV, encoded by the coding sequence ATGACGGAGGCCCAACGACCTGATCGACCGCTGGTGCTCTGTGTCGGCGGACATGATCCGAGCGGCGGGGCCGGCATCCTCGCCGATGCCGAGGCGGTACAGGCCATGCGCGCCTTTCCGCTGACCGTGATCACGGCACTGACCGAGCAGGATACCTGCGGACTGGCTCGGATCCATCCGCAACCGCCGGAGCAGATCGAGGCGCACTGTCGACGTCTGATGAACGACAGTCCGCCCAGCGCACTCAAGATCGGCCTGATCGGCGGCGCCGACATCGCCCGGATGCTGGCGCGACTCATCGACACTCTGGCGACGGCTGAGCGTGCGCGCGTCCCGGTTGTGCTGGATACCGTGCTGGCGACGGGCGCCGGCCAATCGGTCGCCGACGCCGCGTTGCGCGAGGCCGTGCGTGATGAACTCATGCGGCGCTGCACGCTGGTCACGCCCAACCTGCTAGAGGCGCGCGCCCTGACCGGCGCCGACACGCCCGAAGACTGTGCCGAGCACCTGCTCGTGGCCGGTGCACCCTGGGTGCTGATCACGGGCACCCATGACGATACCGAGGCGGTCACCAACCGGCTGTTCGGTGCAGATGGCGAACGCCACGCCTGGGACTGGCCGCGTCTGCCCGGCGAGTATCACGGCTCGGGCTGCACCCTGGCCGGCGCCATCGCCGCGCGCCTGGCGCATGGGATGACGCTGGTTCAGGCCGTCGAGTCGGCTCAGACCTATACCTGGAAGACGCTCGAACGGGCCTTGCGCACGGGGCGCTGCCAATTGACACCAAATCGGCTCCATGATGAGCGCATAGAACACCCACTTGGAGATCGCATCGATGAGTTCCGTCGTCGAACTGTATGA
- a CDS encoding rubredoxin: protein MNTYQCLVCGLIYDEAQGWPDDGIAPGTKWEDVPADWKCPECGVGKDDFEMVRL, encoded by the coding sequence ATGAATACCTATCAATGTCTCGTTTGCGGGCTGATCTACGACGAAGCCCAGGGTTGGCCGGATGACGGTATCGCGCCCGGCACCAAATGGGAAGACGTCCCCGCCGACTGGAAGTGCCCCGAATGCGGCGTCGGCAAGGACGATTTCGAGATGGTCAGGCTCTGA
- a CDS encoding DUF5063 domain-containing protein, whose translation MDAITSPTRVLETGFDHDLARLARRYCELIETRATKRGVWLARIAELLPRLHAGVSSLVAAKPPPGERPEPVDLDARFELFSQLRDLLADRDAYWLEFDSVADGMIAMTGSLADDLTDIYCELKQGLTLFEFDPDRAVAAWALGYRQHWGQHLVDAERHLATLRSQSRLDL comes from the coding sequence ATGGACGCCATCACATCTCCCACTCGGGTTCTGGAGACTGGCTTCGATCATGATCTGGCCAGACTCGCCAGGCGTTATTGCGAACTCATCGAGACACGCGCGACCAAGCGCGGTGTCTGGCTGGCGCGGATCGCCGAGCTACTGCCGCGACTGCATGCCGGTGTCAGCTCGCTCGTTGCCGCGAAGCCGCCGCCCGGTGAGCGGCCGGAGCCTGTCGATCTGGATGCGCGTTTCGAACTCTTCAGCCAACTACGCGACCTGCTGGCCGATCGCGACGCCTACTGGCTCGAATTCGACTCGGTGGCCGACGGCATGATCGCCATGACCGGCAGCCTCGCCGACGATCTCACCGACATCTATTGCGAACTCAAGCAGGGTCTGACGCTGTTCGAGTTCGACCCGGACCGTGCGGTCGCGGCCTGGGCGCTGGGCTACAGGCAGCATTGGGGACAGCATCTGGTCGATGCCGAACGCCATTTGGCCACGCTCCGGTCACAGTCACGACTCGATCTCTAA
- a CDS encoding HesB/IscA family protein — MSLAITEADLTLTGPAQAKMSDLFQQVDDSVQGVRVFATAGGCSGVSFGMTFTDVINEDDGVLTFDGFKVVVDDGTLEYLRGVEIDFVDQGDGNATFIFNNLPQMGGGCGSCGSSSGGGCS; from the coding sequence ATGTCCCTGGCGATCACCGAAGCGGACCTGACACTGACCGGGCCGGCTCAGGCCAAGATGAGCGATCTGTTCCAGCAGGTCGACGACAGCGTGCAGGGCGTGCGCGTCTTCGCCACCGCCGGCGGCTGTAGCGGCGTCAGCTTCGGCATGACCTTCACCGACGTCATCAACGAAGACGACGGCGTCCTGACCTTCGACGGCTTCAAGGTCGTCGTCGACGACGGCACGCTCGAATATCTGCGCGGTGTCGAGATCGATTTCGTCGATCAGGGCGACGGCAACGCCACCTTCATCTTCAACAACCTGCCCCAGATGGGCGGCGGTTGCGGCAGTTGCGGCTCGTCCTCGGGCGGCGGTTGCTCCTGA